The proteins below are encoded in one region of Oryzias melastigma strain HK-1 linkage group LG7, ASM292280v2, whole genome shotgun sequence:
- the fkbp1ab gene encoding FKBP prolyl isomerase 1Ab — translation MGVEIETIKPGDGRTFPKKGQTCVVHYVGSLENGQKFDSSRDRDRPFRFKIGKQEVIRGWEEGVVQMSVGQRAKLTCSPDFAYGNQGHPGIIPPKATLIFDVELLGLE, via the exons ATGGGAGTGGAGATCGAGACGATCAAGCCGGGTGACG GAAGGACTTTCCCCAAAAAAGGGCAGACGTGCGTGGTGCATTATGTCG GCTCCCTGGAAAATGGACAGAAGTTTGACTCCTCTCGAGACCGGGACAGACCTTTCCGCTTCAAGATCGGCAAGCAGGAAGTGATCCGGGGCTGGGAGGAAGGTGTGGTGCAG ATGAGTGTTGGTCAGAGGGCCAAGCTGACCTGCTCACCCGACTTTGCGTATGGAAACCAAGGCCACCCGGGCATCATCCCTCCAAAAGCCACGCTCATCTTCGATGTTGAGCTTCTGGGTTTGGAATGA